AGGCGGTGTCCGCGTTCAACCAGGTCGAGGGCAACCTCACTTTTACCGATACCGGACTTTCCCGCTACCAAAATCCCGATTCCATATACATCCATCATAGAACCGTGAACCATAGTTTGAATGGCAAACTGATCTTCCAGGAAATCCCGCAGAATGTACATAAAACGGGTGGTTTCAAGGGGGGTGGAGAAGATGGGGATGTTGGCTTCTTTTGCAATCTGGAATAAATTCTCGGGCAGCTTATTGCTATCGGTGAGGAAGATAACTGGGATATCAAACTGCGTGATATTCCGGAACGACTCTTCCTGTTTGTCTTTACCCATGTGCTCCAGAAACTGGGTTTCGGTATTCCCGATAATCTGAATTCGTTGGTAGGTAAAAAGCTTTTTATACCCGGCAAGCGCCAATCCCGGTCGGTGCAAATCGGCTTCCACCACATAATGGTCTTCAGCACAATTTTCAGATACGCACGCTTCTAAATTAATATTTACGCGCTCTCGCAGCTTTTTAACAAGGTAAGCCACGCTAATCTTGTCTTTGCGCGGAATTGGTGCTTGGGGCGAAAATGGCATAGATTTTAAATTATATGGTTAGTTGACAGCATGCATTTTTTCCTTGTACTTCTTCAGCTGTCGGCTTACGGTTTCTACCGCATTATGCACAGCCTGTTCGTAGGAGCCGGCCGATTCTTTCGCCGTTAAAACTTTACGGGGTACTTTTACAATAATTTCAGCCTGCTGTGGATTCTCGTCGGAGGGAGTAGGTTGCAAAATAATATCGCACATTACAATCCGGTCATAAAACTGTTCCAGTTTCTCCACACTGTCTCTGCAGTATTGTTGAAGGTCAGCGCTGGCTTCAAAATGGCGTGCTGTGAATGTAGTTTTCATATTCTACTCCTTAATTTATAGTTATGTAATTATTACGTTTTTGCTCTTGGGTGGGCTTGCTCATACACATTCTTAAGCCTTTCCATGCTTGTGTGCGTGTAAACCTGCGTTGCCGCTAAGTTGGCATGCCCTAAAAACTCTTTGATGATTCTTATATCCGCTCCGTTGTCGAGCATGTGAGTTGCAAAACTATGCCTTAAAACGTGTGGACTTTTCTGAGTGACCTCACTGGTCTGTTTTAAATAATTTTCAACCATCGACTGAACAGCCCGGTCATAAATCCGCTGACCGCTTGCGGCAAGGAACAGTGCTTTTTTTGCGTCGCTATCGGTGCGTTCTCCGTATAATTCCGGTCTTCGTTTAATGAATTGTTTTAGGATGGAAGCCACTGTGTTACCCAATGGAATAATCCGTTGTTTATTGCCCTTACCGTGAACGGTAACTTGCCGTTGCTTTAAGTCGATGTCTGTAATGTTCAGTCCGGTCAATTCACTCAGCCGCATTCCGGTTCCATAAAAAAGCTCGAGGATCGCTCTGTCCTGCAGTCCGCTTATGGTGTCGGTATTCACATTGTCCATCATGCGGGAGATGTCTTCAACAGTAGCTGTTTTGGGCAGTGTTTGTTCTTTCTTGGGTACAACCAGCAGGTGGGCGGGATTTTTATCAATGTGTCCCCGCTTAAAGCAGTATTTAAAAAAAGATCGGAGTGCGGCAACCTTGCGGGCAATGGATGTTTTTGCCAATCCCTTTTCGGAAAGATCTCCCAACCATAACCGGATGTTTAAGCGGGTGATCGATGAAATATCAACCTGTTCATTCGTCTGTTCATTTACATGAGCTGTGAATTCGAGAAAAGAACTCAGATCATTTTGATAAGAGGTAATGGTATGTTCCGAAGCATTTCGTTCTACACTCAGGTATTTCAGATATTTCTCGATCAATGCTTTCATACACCTCAAATATGTCTATGTATCTGCAAAAAAGAAAACACTTATTAGTGAAGAACGGATAAATTTTTAACCGACTTCACGACCTTTCCAGCGGGCTCTTTTTCCGGTAAAGTGGTCCCATAAGCATCGAATACCAAGCACTTCATACCAAAGTATGGTTACAGGCTGCAAAAGGCTCATAATTGGATTCCAGCTAAACCTGAAGTCAAGAAGCCAGCGCTGGATCACAAAAACTCCAATCAGTATAGCTGCAAGTTGTTGAGAGCCGGAAGCTCCGAAGAACAAAGCCAAAAACGGGATCACAAACACGATGAACTGCATTGAAGCCATGAAAAGAAAGAGGGGGACGTTTCTGCCAAATCCCACAAAGAAATTCTTGCGGAGTCCCTCAAATATTTCTTTATGAGAGCGATACATCCGGCAATTCACCGTTCCAACTCCGTCAAACATAGTTATGGTGAGGCCTTTTCGCTTTACGTTTTTTGCCAGCTCCACATCCTCCACAATTTCTTGTTTTACGGATGAATGTCCGCCAATCGCCGAGTAGGCTTTTTTATTGAAGGCGATAAACTGTCCACAGGCGGCTGCAAATTGAGGGGCCATTTTCTGCCGAAGATTCCGGGGAAGCCATCTGGGATTTTGTTCCACATACTTTGCAGGCAGCAGGGTAAAGAGTCCGTAATATATCATCGGGATAATCAGCTTTTCCCAGAAGGTGACGACCTGCTGTTTCGGCCAAACGGTGATTACATCGGATGTTTGAAGCACCTGAACAGCTTTTGAGACCGCATCTTCTTCCAGCCACACATCGGCATCGATAAAGATGAGGTAAGAACCCTTTGCGTGTTCGCTCAACTGATGACAAGCCCAGGGTTTGCCCAGCCAGTCATCCGGTTTTGGCAG
The nucleotide sequence above comes from Gracilimonas sp.. Encoded proteins:
- the xerC gene encoding tyrosine recombinase XerC, giving the protein MKALIEKYLKYLSVERNASEHTITSYQNDLSSFLEFTAHVNEQTNEQVDISSITRLNIRLWLGDLSEKGLAKTSIARKVAALRSFFKYCFKRGHIDKNPAHLLVVPKKEQTLPKTATVEDISRMMDNVNTDTISGLQDRAILELFYGTGMRLSELTGLNITDIDLKQRQVTVHGKGNKQRIIPLGNTVASILKQFIKRRPELYGERTDSDAKKALFLAASGQRIYDRAVQSMVENYLKQTSEVTQKSPHVLRHSFATHMLDNGADIRIIKEFLGHANLAATQVYTHTSMERLKNVYEQAHPRAKT
- the raiA gene encoding ribosome-associated translation inhibitor RaiA; its protein translation is MKTTFTARHFEASADLQQYCRDSVEKLEQFYDRIVMCDIILQPTPSDENPQQAEIIVKVPRKVLTAKESAGSYEQAVHNAVETVSRQLKKYKEKMHAVN
- a CDS encoding glycosyltransferase; protein product: MDILLYIAATYIGFTVFVFVRNWFEFRSLSKQSPSTVKASEAPLVSICIPARNEEAVIEHCVTSALKQDYANFEVLVLDDNSTDKTTEILDKLSGIINNLHHLKGLPKPDDWLGKPWACHQLSEHAKGSYLIFIDADVWLEEDAVSKAVQVLQTSDVITVWPKQQVVTFWEKLIIPMIYYGLFTLLPAKYVEQNPRWLPRNLRQKMAPQFAAACGQFIAFNKKAYSAIGGHSSVKQEIVEDVELAKNVKRKGLTITMFDGVGTVNCRMYRSHKEIFEGLRKNFFVGFGRNVPLFLFMASMQFIVFVIPFLALFFGASGSQQLAAILIGVFVIQRWLLDFRFSWNPIMSLLQPVTILWYEVLGIRCLWDHFTGKRARWKGREVG
- the hprK gene encoding HPr(Ser) kinase/phosphatase; protein product: MPFSPQAPIPRKDKISVAYLVKKLRERVNINLEACVSENCAEDHYVVEADLHRPGLALAGYKKLFTYQRIQIIGNTETQFLEHMGKDKQEESFRNITQFDIPVIFLTDSNKLPENLFQIAKEANIPIFSTPLETTRFMYILRDFLEDQFAIQTMVHGSMMDVYGIGILVAGKSGIGKSEVALDLVERGHRLVADDVVMLTKKNNVLMSSATEMSKHFMEIRGLGIVDVMSMFGIRAIRYQKRLEVVLELTLWDETREVERTGLNHDSVNVLGLEIPLIHLPITPGKNITVIAEVIAMNYLLKHYGYDPAKAFQDRIKSSIGEKTKGRDMTPKRAIEYFEGDIE